The sequence below is a genomic window from Sylvia atricapilla isolate bSylAtr1 chromosome 26, bSylAtr1.pri, whole genome shotgun sequence.
CCAAtcctgctggagagcagtgcctgCCAAGTGACCCAGCTAATCCCAGTGTAAAACTGGGTGCAGGGTGGAGCTGGGTGCCTGCAGGGCAGCAAAGAGAGGGCAGGGAGctctcccacatcccagccaCAGCATGGCTCCAGAAAACGGGAAGCAGAAAGAGCTACAGAAAACTATCCAGGCATCAGTTTGgtttaaagaatttatttcagacaaaaaagTCGTACAAAAAGAGTAGAGACAAAGAGTGGTCATTACAAAAGTGTTCACAGATAGAAAAGACTCATCTGAGCaaccccagcacagagcccaagGCACGGTGACTttggctgtgcacagccagggaTTGTCTCAGTGAGGGAATGCAAAGGTCCTCAGCCCCCAAACTCTGCTCAGGTCCCCCTGCAGCGAGCGGGGTCAGCCCCTGGCTCCACACCACAACGTCCAGCTCACCCTTCCCACACTGCTTCCCAGCCCAATGAGCACAAGTTGCTGCTGTGTTCTCACTCCCCCAGGGCCCTCAATCCCTCTGTGAGTGCAGCACCAAGGACTCCCAGCCCTGAAGGATCCATCCCAACCCACATCTCCCATCAGCACCTGTGGCTGCCACCAGCCTTAGACTCggctttcctctctcttcctcggccaccagccacagctccagccccctgTGCTGGTACCAGTTTGGGGCTGCTTTCAGCCCCATCTtgggggaggcagcagcacactgtGCAGGTTTGGTGCTGACACTCACGAACCAGCTTTGCTGTTCTCAGTAAACGGCATCAAAACACTGCCACAGATCATAAATTCATCTCCCAAGTCCTTGTATCAGCCCTTGGAGGCCTTTAGAGTTTGGTGAAGTGGCTCAAACCATTCCCCCCGCAGATACCCACAGGCTTGTGGCAAAGATTATCAGCAGTGGCTGAGCCCTCTGCTTCATCCAGCCAGAAAAGGACCTTTCACTGCCTTGGGGACCTGCAGTCCTGGTGAGCCACAGGTGAAGGGCTGCACCTACATCACCCCGGGGCCCAACCCTGAGCACCATCCAAACATTCTCCAGTAATCCTGAGAAATGCCCTCAAGCTCCCGTTTTCCACACCAGGAGCTGACAGAAGTGTTCAGAGCACGGCACTGCAGGCAAGCAGAGAGCAATCCCTGCTCGTATTCCCTGTTCTAAGCCCAAAAATCCCGGGGCAGTTCTGAGCCCTGCGTGTCCTGCCCGGCCACACACGGAGCCGCTCCGCGCCGCCGGCCCCTCGCgttctcctgccctgcccggggccaCGGCACCACGCTGGCTCTGGACCCCTGGGACAGTcaccacagggctgggagggtgTAAGCTGccatccccagggatgctcaCGCTGTCACACGCCGATGTGCCTCTCTCAGCAGGTCATGCAGCGCGGGCGGATGGCATCTGACGTGGGGTTCGGATCCACCTGCGGAGCCAAGGTCAGAGTCAGAAACCTCAGCAgtagcccagcccagcctccagcagcccccCAGCCCAGGAGGATGCATCACCTCTGAATACAGTGGAGGTGGTCGGAAGCGGAATTCCTGGATGTAGGTGAAGAAAGGACCCTCCAGGATGTCCCAGAGTTCGCTGCGACACGggggagccaggctctgctcggCCTCTGGGCTGGACACGACTGCTGAGTACTCAGGAGGGGCTGAAATGAAAGGAGAACCATCAGGGAATAGCAAACACTCACCATAAATGGGGGACATGCAGGTAAAAGGGCTTCAAACCCACTACTTCCCAAACCCTCCCATTTCCCTGAGGAACGAACCCAGGAGATTCAACACCGCAACCAAAAAATTAGGTTACGAAAAAAGAAAGCCCAACTGGCTCAGTGGAGAACTTTGAGTCTTGCTGTCCTGGGCAGGGGGTTTATCCCAGGGAGAAGGAGATGCTCACCCTCCAGCTGCTCCGGGATGGTGCTGAGCCAGTCCAGGTTGACGCTGTACTGGCTGCTGACACTGGAGGTGCGGCTCCCGAAGGGATGCAGCGGGATGGTCCCAATGACAAGAGGCAATTCAAGAAGCAGCTTGGAAGTCCCAGGAATATCCACACAAACCTGCCgagacagagagcagcagggaagctCAGCTGGTGCTGTTTTCCCCGTCTGGAGGGGCAGGTatctctgctgagcagggcaggagggaattcctgcagagctcctcggGAGCTGCCTCACCTTCAGGGAGTATTCCACCTGGATGATGCGGCACTGGAGGATGGACGGCCCCACGGGAGGGATCTTCAGCGCCCGCCCGTGCCACACCTCCctcttcccagctggaatgGGGTCCCCAGTGATGCTGGTCACCACTGACTTCTTCTGCTTCTTGGTGCCCCGGGCAATGAAGGTCTGGGTCTGGATTATGGCTGCCTTGGGCACCACGGCGCGGCTCGTGCAGTTGTCGATCTCAGCAAAGATGGGG
It includes:
- the ARRDC2 gene encoding arrestin domain-containing protein 2 isoform X2; protein product: MQPPGLVQRLAVRLQDAAHGSGQLLHGWVQLELRRALRVRALEVCARGMATVHWLESRSIGLNVVYRDYTSCQTFLYRRRQLIPDNGEATVLQAGRHEFPFTFQLPETLATSFEGKHGSVRYWVKAKLHRPWSTVKKAKKEFTVIEPIDINTPALLAPQAGAKEKLARAWYCNRGQVSVTAKIDRKGYTPGEVIPIFAEIDNCTSRAVVPKAAIIQTQTFIARGTKKQKKSVVTSITGDPIPAGKREVWHGRALKIPPVGPSILQCRIIQVEYSLKVCVDIPGTSKLLLELPLVIGTIPLHPFGSRTSSVSSQYSVNLDWLSTIPEQLEAPPEYSAVVSSPEAEQSLAPPCRSELWDILEGPFFTYIQEFRFRPPPLYSEVDPNPTSDAIRPRCMTC
- the ARRDC2 gene encoding arrestin domain-containing protein 2 isoform X1 — translated: MIFDRLKRFSIVLEGSERDGPAAFSPGQAVSGRVVLELAAAARLGALRLRALGAARVHWTESRSAGSSTAYTQSYSDQVEFLNHRDTLMAPPDNGEATVLQAGRHEFPFTFQLPETLATSFEGKHGSVRYWVKAKLHRPWSTVKKAKKEFTVIEPIDINTPALLAPQAGAKEKLARAWYCNRGQVSVTAKIDRKGYTPGEVIPIFAEIDNCTSRAVVPKAAIIQTQTFIARGTKKQKKSVVTSITGDPIPAGKREVWHGRALKIPPVGPSILQCRIIQVEYSLKVCVDIPGTSKLLLELPLVIGTIPLHPFGSRTSSVSSQYSVNLDWLSTIPEQLEAPPEYSAVVSSPEAEQSLAPPCRSELWDILEGPFFTYIQEFRFRPPPLYSEVDPNPTSDAIRPRCMTC